Part of the Paroedura picta isolate Pp20150507F chromosome 3, Ppicta_v3.0, whole genome shotgun sequence genome is shown below.
TGGATTGTTCATTGGAGTAGATTTGGTACAAGACCAAACAGAAAGATCACCTGCTACCCAAAAAGCTGAGTTTATAACAAAAAGGTATTTTTCCAGTCACACAGTTGAATTCATACTGCAAACCATATCTTCAAATACCTTTGAATAGAAATAACTGGTGGTATAAGTATTTTGAAGATTGTAGTGATATATTTGTGTGGGATGGCAGTAGAGGgaagtttctttctcttccttttccctcATCCTTCCAACATATTCCTACAGAGCACTCCCTTCCTTATGTACAGCAGCACAGTATTTCACAGACACCAGTAACATTTGCTCAAAAGAAATGTAGGTGCATTAACAGCTGAGTGGCTGTGGAAACAGAACTCTTGCAGAGGATGAGGTTGAGGCCCTGGCCTCTCAGCGACCTGTTTTTTAGGCTTTTTGTAAAGTTTCTCCTTCCTTTTAGCTGTGCAGTGGGGTTTAGGTGTTTTGTCTGGAATTGTTGGGTTCCATGAGTTCTGTGTAGACTAGCTGGTAATAACAGCTGCTCCAGCAGTAAATCATCCAGAGAGTAACTACCAGACTTAAACTATTGTGTACAGAACTTGTGGGGGGAGCTGCATTTCTCAAAATTCTGTACCAAGGTTCTTATGACCACATGTAgttttgctaaataaataaaaactagtcGCGTTATTGCCACAGTACAGGGACACAACGTTCAGCCTGGTGAGTCTTTGCAAATTAGATTCTTTCTTTGCAAAATCTATTACCCGAATGTATCTGATCTTCAAGCAAGTAACACCACCTAGGTTTTAGAAAGTGATAACACACAGACAATAGCTGAATAGACTGAACATTCAGCAGGAATAATGGTCCTAATACTTTGTCATTTTCAATCATTTCCTAAATTCTAGGTTGAAGGAAGAATTCATTATACTGAGCACTGATGGCCCAGGAAGGAACGTGCTTaaattcaagcccccattgtgttTTAATAAAAAAGATGCACAGCTTGTTGTGGACAAGCTTGATAAGATATTAACAGGTAAGGAAAAATGTCCATAGAATGAAAAAGGATGTTTGATCTGTAAATATACATAATTTATAAAGATCTTTAGCCATTCACTCTCAGTTCTGTTTGTTGACACTCAAAGAGTAAGAAATGTGGCTGAGCAGGCAGACTCAAACGCACTTCAGGAATGAGCGCAGCCTTGAAACTGCAGGCTACCTTACACCTACAGCATGCTTTCATACAACCCCTTCATGCATCAGGGGTGAAGGAAGAACCAGTCATATGTACACACTGTATCCACCGTACAAAATCCAAGTATCAAGGAGATAGACTACTGCTCAGTTGCAGAATACCTGCTTCACATGCAGATGACTCCTGGTTAAACCCATAATATCTAGGGGCTGTTATCAAAGATTTTTCTCAATCCAAGCTAATGCCTGTCAGAGCAGACAGTATGGAGCTATATAGATCAATGGTTGACTCAGTATAAAAAGCTTAATCTGCAAAAGCCTAAAAGCATTTTTGTTACTATGATTTTATTTACAGTATACGATACGATGATATAATTTGATACACAGGTGCTGTCATACAAACTGAACCATCTCCATACCCTACAGGTTCTGATAGTTGTGTGAGAAGCATCTATATATATCTCCCCCTCCTATTCCTAAGGGATGCAAACTCACAGCAGCTTAACTGTAAGACACTGATCTGGCTACGCTTACTTGTAAGCAAGGCATAAATGTGTAATGAAGTAGGTCAGGCTAAAAAGTTCAAAGCATCAACATTAGCCATTCTTAGTAAAGAAGAGACTAGATAATCTCTTATGGGAATAAGAGTTTCATTGCTGGGCGATATAcaagctgaataataataataataatatattgaaGCTTTTGAGATAATTAACAGCAGCATTTATATTGACTGTTCTGCAGAATTAGAGATGGGAAATGCCTAGAGCCATTCAGTTCCTTCCCTTCAAATGGTAAGCATTTCGTCTGTATCAGAATTCAACTACAAACTGACAAATCAAAATAGAAAAATGAAGTTCAGAGTGATACAAAATTAGGCTCAAGCTTTTAATTTAACCAATTATGTTCTCACAACAATCTATAGCAGCATATTAGAACACTGTTATAGAAAGCTTTAAAATGtgaatgtttaatatatattcaTTCTTTTTCTTACAGATAAAAGATGCTGAATTCTACTATACTTTAATTATAGCCTAAGAAGATGTAAAGCTTCTACATTTGTTTAATCTAATTATGAAATTGGCATCACTATTTAGTTAGAATGCTAGTGATACAGGTTTTAAGCTCTTCAAGCATTATCTGCTAGCTCAACTTCTTAGCATAGTTGCGATGCAATCAACCATAATTTGTAAGGAACTATACTTGTAACTGTTACATCAGTACTGTTCACTATTACCTGTATGTTCTTGCTGGCTAAATACAATTTAGCAATGCAAGTAGCAGCTCATAATTTGATTTGTGTCAGTAATTTAAGTAATCTAAAGGAACAAtagatttcttttcagttttaaagTAGCTAGCATCTTTTCTTGGTTTTCTGGCAGACAGGGGAAGTTTTCACTAACAGCAACTAGATATACATAGAAAGTATATTcagcttttatttttcattcaaGAACAGGGAGATACCACTGTTGACATTTGAGTAACAACCAGATTTGGCTGTGTCAATTTTTCAGAATTCTGACAAAGGCACACTACTTTGACACAAATGGCAAACCCTCACAGGCTCCTCCCACTCCCTTATAGGTAAGATAAAGAGCAAGCTACATTACATTTGCAGCAGCCCTCTACATTAGCTACAAGCTTTAGATTCTTGCATTTAATAGTGTGCACTTTAAATACAGCAGTGTTGAGGCTCAGCACAATATGATGTGctattttaaaattactttttaatGTCAGGAAGAATACTAGATTTCAACTATTTCATACTGCAAAGCCAAGTAATCCTATTATTACCCATTATTTTTTTAGAATCACTGTCAGCATGAAGGCTGTTCATGAAAGACTCGGACACATAAACATTGAAAAACCAACTTTTCAGGCAACACATTTTAAAGTTATTTCAAGCATTAAGTGCAGAATCCTTGACTATAGTTAATACATTTTCAGTAAACACATATAAGAAAGCCCTCAATCagcaaattattttaatttgaGAGTGGCTTCAGATACAACTCATGCACTACATAGATATTCCAAGGCTTTTCTGTATGAACAGTGCTGAACATGTTTCCAGTGGCACAGTTAAACTGATACAAAAAGTAGACTCTGATGAGCAGTGATTATGGTGACATTGCCCTAAGTGTGTAAAATACAGCCTTGGACCCTACACTAAAGGTCCAAGAAATCTACCTACACTCAAGCAGCATAACTTCCTAAACAAGCCAATCACTCACAACTGATGGTATAGAAATCTATTCATTTTCCTTAAAGCCTTAACATTAAACATCCACTGGAATTCTCTGCATCCTTTACTTATTTTtgtatgagcccccccccccctttgagcctATTCTAATTAACTTTTGCTGTCAGTCGTCAATTGTAGGGTTAGGGCACACTCTAAATTCAAATGTATATGCTAGAAACCAAAATTTCCACTAAACTTCCACAACTCTGTCACTGATCTGTAACTGGTTAGCTCGAATAATGGCACACAGCACTGGATTATGCTTTTTTATTCAAAAGCTAGGATAGCATCAATATCCATGTCATGGTGATCAGAACACATGTAAAATACCTTACAATACATTAGATTCCAAAAAGGTACCAAAAAGTACAGTAAAATTAACACTTCCATTACAGGAAATGTATGACACAAAaccaatacaaaataaaaaggtGGAAAGTGACACTGGTTCCCTAAGATGCATCTTATTCTGTACAACTGGAATAACATAGTTCATAGTTAACTCCAAGGCAGTCCCTAGAAACAGAGCTGCAGCTTTAAGCAGACCCTCAAAATCAGTTTCAATCTAACCTATCCATAAAATCATTAATCTTCAGCAAGGCTGAAATTTACACACCACACCGTCTAAACAACTATTATctgtaaatattaaacaaagaCATTTCCAGGGAGCTCTTCTGATACACATAACAGGCCATAGAAATTTATTGTAAAGTTAAATTTGGTACATAATTGTAATGTCCATCTACAGCATTGAGTACAAAACCTATGCAGCAGTCCTGCATTACAGCATGCCACTGCATACCTGAATACCTTTGATCAATATGGCTTGTAGTTATTCTGATGACCACGTCTTGGAGCCTTTCCATAATTTGAACTGCCCTGACCTGTGAACAAGAGATTAAATGAATTAAACTGCTAATTAGTTATGCTTACATATGCCCAATACAGTTCACTTTACTTACTGTAATCATAGCCCAGTCCATATCCAAAATACCCATATCCTGAATAATCATAGCCTCCATAGCCACCATAACCTTGCTGATAGCCGTATCCTTGACTCCCATAACCCTGGTTCCAGTAATTGCCATAACTTTGATTCCAATTTTGACTTTGAGCTATAGAAGGGAAAACCATCCACAAAATCCCATTTTAGTATATAAGTTTGTTTTAGAATGTGTCCATACTTAAGTAGTGTGTGCAATACTCACCTCTTCTTCCGCCTCTTCCTCTGCCACCCCCAGAACCAAACTGCTGCTGTTGATATACTTCTTTAGGCTGGGCTACCTTTATCTCACACTGAAAAATAAAGGAGTTTTAAGAACATCATACAGtattaaaattaacaatataAGCAGCTTTCAAGATTTGTAAACAGCAGAGAGAAATTTTAGTACAAATACGCACCAACTTACAAAAAAATTGAATCTAACACAGTACTAGGATCCTTGACCAGTAGCATCTTCTACTACCTTCTGAAATGCACCTCTCCATTCAGAGCAACTATGATGAACTAATCATCATAGCAAAGCCTATCATACAAAGTATTCTGAAGACCCTTACTCTAGTCCCCTTAATCATCAGTGCATTATCTTACTCAACAGTTGTATGTTAAAGTTCACAGAGACTTAGTTCTGTAACTTGAATAAGAGAGTGTTTGTGGTGGGAGAATTTAATGTTATTCAAGATTTAAAATCTTAACGCTATCATTGCACACTACAGTAATCAAGGTGAACATTACTGAATTTTGGGATCTTTCATCCTTACCATAAGTTCCTCTTTATAATTCTGAAAGGACCATCAGGGTGGCCCTGTGGTGGGTGGTGTCCGGACCCTGTCCGAGACACTGGAAGCACCAGGCAAGCCAGCTCTTCTGCTCCAGCAGGTCCCAGGCTCTGGAGCGCTCGCCTCCATGAGCCGAGTGCGAACTGCTCGCCCAGCCTCACAGGTTCCTGGCTGGATTGGAGACTGCTTCAACAGCTCGCCCCCTTCCTGAGTCCCCAGCCCCGCCACCAACCGCCAGCTCCGGAGGTGCACGGccagtggatgggggggggggctttctgacACTGCTTGACCCGTGAAGGGCTCTCGCAGCATCACAGACGCAAGAGCCTTTCGCAGCCCAACCAGCAGCTCCCGAGGAGCGCCGCCGGAggagggggctttccctccccACTTGGCCCGTGAAGGGCTCTTGCCGTGGCAAGAGCCCTTCGCGGCCCAGCCACCGCAGCCTCCAGACGTGCCCCGCTGGCCTTCCaaggcccattttttaaaatgggcgtCTCTCCTAATAATATATAAAAGCAAGAATACTTTACCTGAGTCTACATTCTTCCAATTATATTTTCAAATATAAGCAATTAAGTCTAAAGACTAGATAAACTTATTGTTATTAATTCATACCTTACTACCACTGACATTGTGGAATTTTTTCTCCAAAATCTTCTTGACTGGATCTTCTTCTTTAAAAGTGATAAACACAAAGCCTCTTCTTTTATTCGTCTTTGGATCCATTGGAAGTTCAATTGCTTCAATCTGATAAAACAGCAATGATGAAGGTTCAACTGGATAAATCCACTGTATAACAAAAGCCTCTCCTATACAACAGGCACTTTTTAAGAAAGTCAAATTCTGCTCTAAAATTTCTGAATCTACTAGCAACAAGGCTTTCCTGATTGATTCTTTTATGTAACTGGCTAGTGCTGTATGAAATTGTAACAGAATGTTCGTTTTTTTGTAAGCTGGCTAGTCAATCCATTCTCCCTCAGCTTCTATTCCTCAAAGCTTTATTGATGAGTATAAGTTACTGGGAAgactgttttcaaaatcactattcCTGTTGCGCTAGAAGGTATTAATTCGTAAGAAACTGAAATACTGTTATCCAAAGAAGGGCATGAGCCAAAGTTACAGAAGAGATAGGCAGCTTGTGCTCAATTCACACAATACTTTCATTTAATAGGACTGATCTCCCCCATATTCCTCTCTACGGACTGTCTCTTTCTAGTCCTGGAAAGATGATTCCTGGATCCATATGTATCAACATCCTGATAGGATGGCTGCAGCAAGGACTGAAAGATGCTGTtactctccctcttccaaaagatATGCAGGGAACATCTACATACATTTTACTGGAGTTGCCTGGATATAAGCCTGTACCTTTCGTTAAGCTACCTTGAAGTTAAACTCTTAGTTCATAAATTAAGTATTATAAAATTTAAGACTGACCTATAGATAAGAAGCCCTACAAAAaaggggggattctgtggcatttttacagggaaaaaatctTATGAAATGTTTTCTTGTTCATTAATAATGCTTTTACAAACAAGGTGGTCATACTCTAGACCAggcttttttcaaccagggtttcatgttatgtttttctttaatttgttaatttttattgggcgatatgaccatgtatggtcatgtccaccCACTCCCCACCAGTATAGTACACAACTAtatttcccagccatattctgcacaatcacatcacttctggggttccttgaagcctgaagaatgtttcagggacttctcaatggtataaaagttaagaaaggctgctatacACATAGATAATCCTTACATTCATGATTCATTTTTGTACCTAGGATACCTGATCATTCCATTGCTTTTCAACTGTTGCAAATTTCAGTTGTCTTTTTGACCTGCCTTGTATTTGACCTTTTCGCCTCTCCCTCAAACTACTATGACACATATACTTCAGACTGGATAACAAGTAGCTTATTGTCCCACCTTgctagagggagaaaaagttcagAAGGAACTAGGGCGGAAATTACACCAAAGCCTCAGAAGGAAAACTCTGAAACTTCCAGTGGGAAATGAGCTCTCTCCAAGACAGCAAAAATTAAGGAATGTGTCTtaaaagtagcgatccccaacctgtgggccgcagaccacatgtggtccttcgactaattggaggtgggccccgaaggacgccttctcccgcccccccggccctttacaatacacttcgggtctcattgtctcccatcactcccagatgggactatctcgttgcagagaaacaagctcaggattcccattgatttgtcattgtcatgagttaaaatttccatgaaaataaaatgttccttatgttcattgttgtggcgtttctgtatcttattttgaagggatgtttaaacattaccatagcgatcagagagcattagggcagtggttgagagcagaggagaaaactacccccaccccaccgggcctcagtaaaaggcgttgagtggtcccccggtgagtggtccccggtgataaaaaggttggggaccactgtcttaaagcaCTAAAGGGTGCATCAGCTTGCAGTTTTCTCTCAAGCATTAGGTCTATATACTTGATGCATTTTATGTGGTTAAAGTAGTCAAGTGAGTTTTGGTTTGATAGGACAGTAAGTATGgcatatatttcaatttccccCAAAATTTCACTCACCATGGcattaaaatttctggaaattttatatttatttgtttatttattatttaaatttatataccaccgttcccaattgggctcacagcggttcacataataaaagaataaaaacacagtaaaacccaTATAACCCCGTAATTACAATTTCTAAAGGTGACAAGACGGCAAGCGAAAAAACTAAACTCACCTTCTCAACCAGCCAGAGCCAGCCATCTGACTGACTTATTGGTGAGAGTGGGGAGCTagatctatttattaacagatggaCAGAAGGACATGGGGGATCCCTGATTGAATAGCGGGTCCCGCCTTgacctcaaccgtatgcctggtggaagaactctgtcttgcagttcctgtggaaagttgacaatTCCGAcatggcccttagctcttccgggagctcattccaccaggttggggccaggaccgaaaaggccctgacccgggTTGAAGCCAGGCGAGCGTCCCGAGGGCCCGggaccagtaagttcatacccacagagcgaagagccctgcggggagcataagcaaccaagcagtcccgcaggtaaacagcacccagactgcatatagacttaaaggtcaaaaccaagaccttgaacttgatctggaaacaaactggtaaccagtgcagatgtcgaagcaccggctaaatatgggccctccatgatgttccagtgaggaccctggcagccgcattttgtaccagctgtaacttccggatcaaagacaagggcaggcctgcatagagcgagttacagtagtcttatctggaagtgaccgttgcatggatcactgtgttcaAGTGGTCCAAGGACAGgtggggcgctagtagcctagcttggcgaagatggaaaaatgccgtccaggctacttttgtgacctgagcctctacACCCACctctccaaaatctccaaaatATTCTCTGATTTTATCTTCTGTTGCTTCAGGGTTAAGTCCACCAACAAATATTTTCTTCACGGGATCCTTCTTCATCGCCATTGCCTTTTTAGGATCAATCACACGTCCATCTAATTTATGCTCTTTCTGTTCCAAAACCtaaaaaatataatttaataagTCAGGATGAAATTAGCAGAATGTACAGGGATAATAAGAATTTAGTTTTTTAACCCTTCAAGCTTACTTTGTCAACACTTGCAGcctctttaaaaagaataaaCCCAAAACCTCTTGATCTTCCTGTATTGGGGTCCATCTTTATAGTGCAGTCAGTCACTTCACCAAATTTTGTGAAGTAGTCTTTCAAGTCTTTCTTGCTTGTATCCCAGCTGAGGCCACCAACAAACATTTTCCTGAAATAAGGGTATTAACACAGCAACAGTCATCACCAACAATATGTTATTACAAATCAGCAGTTGCTCTCCTATCCATTTCCTTAAGACTTGTACCTTTATTGCAAATTGCAAATACTTCATAATACACAAATCACCATTAAAAAAACTGACATATGCATGGTATTCTATCAATAGAAGCTCAATTTAAATATCAGTTCTCTACAATTAAAACTCTCACAAGACTGCAATCAAGAAATTATGTATGAACTggtatttttaaatctgttaggAAGCACTACTTTGGGTAAATCATCCTAACACTTTAAATTAAAAAGTTCTTATTTTATTATCTGGGACATTCTTCCTTCTTGCTCAAGAATTTAGGCCTACTATACTGACTGGGGTATTTTACCCCTACTTGCTGCAAACCCCGACTTAAGGCAGGCTGAGTCTTGACACCAACCAACCAATATGAATTATGAAAAATGAGTTTTATACTTCAGGGGTTGGgacacctttttttgggggggggagtacatcaagatagagcgtttgtctgtctggagcagcagtaaagagcgagatgggcatggtgggacaagaggcagaactgaactaagaaaccctggggaaaaagcaatttatatacaatcatgagcaatggatcttcacgccattggtcaattttggtttaatttctgtgaaagcacACTCGCATAATTtcatagttgggggtcaccataacatgaggaactgtattaaaaggtcgtggcaactgtattaaaaggttgaGAAGCATTGAGATACACCAAAGATACAACCTGTCCTACGAAAATAAAGCAGCTCAATCCTTAATCCTATGAGTTAGAcatattaataattttaattaaataatgAACACCTCAATACAGAACATGAATTAACCATGCAATTTCCTTTGCTACTTATTACACATTATTTCCCACCCAATCTAAATCTTTTTAATCCATGTATTCAGCATAACATTACCCAATATTCCAGAAGATTACCATTTCAGTTTGTTTTAACAAGGTTAATAGTCCAGTAGACCTATATTCTAGCAAAAGCCATTGTGATTTACTCCAAAACTGTTTACTTCCAAATgtcaaaacaaattttaaaaactgtatagcTTTATGAAGTTATTGAGTGATGAGTGATTATAAACTGTATCCACTGACCCCTTTACACACAGTGACCATTTGTGGTTTTTCATTTATGTTACATGCAATTTGAAAAGGGTTCTCACAAGTGTTATAGGGTCTGAAGCAATGGCAACAATAAAGGGAAATTTTAGTTATTGCAGTTGAGTAAATGGAGTCCACAATGATGAGACACCTATTTGGTTATGGCAGCATGAAAATCCTGGAGCAGCACACTTTGCATGTAAGTAGCAAGTCACATGGCCCCAGGTCAGGGTTAAGTTTGACTGCCTTTGTAAAGACGCTTCAATTAAAACATCACAAGGGTCAAGAAAAATCAGACAGAATTAATCAAGTTCTGGTGCCAACAAGACCAGCAAGACGACACCTCAGCCACTCTTCATCAATATTGGATGTCAACTTAAATTCCAAATACCAGTGCATCTAAGGCAAATTCACATTTTTGCATCCAATCAACCAATGCTACTATTTATACGGTATTCTATCGTTACTGTATAATCTACGTACGTTAAAGAGGGCGTTAGTGTCAAGCAGAAACGACTCTGTAAattactgacccccccccccgcccacaaagGCGGCCCAAGAAATAAAAGTTATTTTCAAGGTTTCCTAAAATGCTTCGAAGATTAAGCCGTGACTATACGGCGGGAACCCAACACGGGGGAGGGCGGATCTGCCATTTCAGGAGGGAAAAGGTGGACGATTCTCCCGCCCTCACCACCATCGCCGCCGCCACATGGCGGCAACAAAAGGCAGCTCCAGAACAAAGGAGGTGGTCCCGCCGCCGTAGTGGCGGCTCAGGCCCCGCTCATTGTCTGCTTCAGCCGCGCCAGCAGGGCCACGCAGCTGCGCCACAGCCGCCCTTTGTCGGAGCCCGCAGCGCCGCAGAGCGGAAGCGGCCTCGGGCCTACCCCTCCGCTGCCAGCACGTTGCTCGCCCGCATggcgccggggagggggagggggagggggagggaggcccgcCGCTTCGCACTCACCCCGCGTCCTCCTCGTTCTTGCTGGCGTTGATCTGGTCGCCCTCGGCCCCGTTCTGGCTGCCGGTGGCCTCCGCCGGAGCGGCcgactgcccctcctctccgccgTCCCCTgcctcggccgccgccgccgccgcctcctcttcttcctcctcctcctcctcctcctccgccacgGCCGCcaccacttcttcctcctcctcctcctcttccatctgctgctgctgctgctgctcctcgtCACCGCCACATGCGGAGCCCTCCACCGCTTCCGCTTCGTGCCCGTTCTGAGTGGCGCCAAACTGATGCTCCACCTCGGCCATCGTGCCTGCCCGAAGACCGCGCGCCGCTGCTGAGTCTACCTGCGCGAGGGACACAACGGAagcccccccccacgcacacgtCACTGAGGCCTAGCAAGGGAACGAGAAGCCCGGCCCGCCCTCCGCAGGCCCGGCCCGCCTCGCGATCTCCGCCCCTCCCGTCCGACGGACCGGCCCTCGAGAGCCTCCGGTACTCACGTTAACTGCCGCTCCGGTTGCGATCCCAGGCCCGCCGGAATCCTGTTCCCAAAATGCCGTCCGGATCTGCTCCCTGTCACTTCGATGTCGTCAGCAGCCGGtgctcctcccttctctcccgCGCGGTTTTTGCCTCAGAGACAGAGAGACGCGGCACTCCGGCGCACTCCGAACGGGGAACGCGCGGCCTCGTGTGGCCTGCTTTTATAGTTTTCTCGGGGTCGCGCGGTCACCTTGCAACAAGCCTCCTGCTTATTGGAGAACGGGAGATGTCACTCATGTGCAAGCGCATTTCCTATTTGCCCACGAGCGCTTTGTCCGCCTCTCTGCTCTACTGCAAGGGGTGGCTGAGAGGCCTGTGTCTACTCCCGGGAGCGGAGAAATAGGATCCATGAAGGCCGCGAAGctgagaacagttttctcagacaTGAGCGGCGGCGTTCCCGCAAGACAGATGTTCTGCGCGGGCCGGGACATTCACTTGCATAAAAACCCAGTCTAAAAAAACTTGGCTCTTGTAGCACTTGAAAGACCAAGGGACCTTTTTGTGGATGAATAGCAGGATCAGCGTAAATATAAAAACCACAACACGCCATAAAAGTATCATTAAAACAGTACGTAAAATAAGGTGTCTGCCATATAATTCGGACGTTACAGGATTTATGGGCAGTTCTCGGATGGCACAAAGGTATTTAGAGGAAGATGGAATATAAACAATGGAGGCAAAAGTTCATAAACTGCAGAAAAAACTCAAGTATATACAGAGTAATGGCAATAACATAAACTAAAATTGGGAGCAGCcaaatgtaataaaattttaTAAGAAATCAGCAATTTCATCATTTGGTTTGCCAATTCAGTCAAGATTGTCGAGTTAATGTGTGCTTTCATAATTTGTATTTGTAATCCTATTTATATGTCTATATAGtggtctgcccttgaagacaaacCTGGAAGTCACAACTGATTCACAACCCACAGAATCTGACAAGCACACATCTTGCATATTATAAAACAACTATAAGTCAGCTATCTATGACTTGACACAAACACAGTTTTCTTCCAAGTTCAATATGATTTGCTGGCTATAACTTTTAAAGCCCTTTATGGTTATAACTTGTATAGCCATAATTCACCCATATGTCCCCATGCATTTTGCAGCTGCATCAACCAGTGCAGGAATAAGCAGTAAGGCACTGGGACCCCAATATGGTACATCTAATTATTCCATTGTAATAAACAGACTTGgagggagtcttcaatcttcagttAATTAATAAGTAGAATTCTTAATCCCAACACATTTTGATCcatagctttatcaagggacataaaattctttaaaacatacaaaaatataatgATTGTTCAAAAAAAACTGCATAACAAGAATATACTTAAAAAATAACATGAATACATGCTCAAATTCTTTTCAACTGGAAGCTTAAACAGAACAATCTCAACAAAGAACCTAAAGCAAAATAAATCATAGGAAAAATTATGATTACATAGCTGAATATAAACCTCTGTATTATACTCTgtattttactctgctctggtttggcctcacttggagtactgtgttcagttttggc
Proteins encoded:
- the HNRNPAB gene encoding heterogeneous nuclear ribonucleoprotein A/B isoform X1, which gives rise to MAEVEHQFGATQNGHEAEAVEGSACGGDEEQQQQQQMEEEEEEEEVVAAVAEEEEEEEEEEEAAAAAAEAGDGGEEGQSAAPAEATGSQNGAEGDQINASKNEEDAGKMFVGGLSWDTSKKDLKDYFTKFGEVTDCTIKMDPNTGRSRGFGFILFKEAASVDKVLEQKEHKLDGRVIDPKKAMAMKKDPVKKIFVGGLNPEATEDKIREYFGDFGEIEAIELPMDPKTNKRRGFVFITFKEEDPVKKILEKKFHNVSGSKCEIKVAQPKEVYQQQQFGSGGGRGRGGRRAQSQNWNQSYGNYWNQGYGSQGYGYQQGYGGYGGYDYSGYGYFGYGLGYDYSQGSSNYGKAPRRGHQNNYKPY
- the HNRNPAB gene encoding heterogeneous nuclear ribonucleoprotein A/B isoform X2, which translates into the protein MAEVEHQFGATQNGHEAEAVEGSACGGDEEQQQQQQMEEEEEEEEVVAAVAEEEEEEEEEEEAAAAAAEAGDGGEEGQSAAPAEATGSQNGAEGDQINASKNEEDAGKMFVGGLSWDTSKKDLKDYFTKFGEVTDCTIKMDPNTGRSRGFGFILFKEAASVDKVLEQKEHKLDGRVIDPKKAMAMKKDPVKKIFVGGLNPEATEDKIREYFGDFGEIEAIELPMDPKTNKRRGFVFITFKEEDPVKKILEKKFHNVSGSKCEIKVAQPKEVYQQQQFGSGGGRGRGGRRGQGSSNYGKAPRRGHQNNYKPY